A single window of Drosophila suzukii chromosome 3, CBGP_Dsuzu_IsoJpt1.0, whole genome shotgun sequence DNA harbors:
- the LOC108011289 gene encoding uncharacterized protein, which produces MASVRPSLFFEDEEKKEKKFERAFSTRYTTTMGIAFGRQTTKFDIPIHDNRTLLDRNVKRHYDDKKYIGEFDDTNDARFFTYKPLYDDRDVRPKDPSFSKFKVPTEVSCKERMKRDTIRYNRQLNNEISKLIDYQSTALEAAYFVKMMSYTTLWPPYHSNLEIANTSRNFYRLSKREQNRYDFIMSHDFC; this is translated from the exons ATGGCATCCGTGCGTCCATCTCTTTTTTTTGAGGATGAAGAAAAGAAGGAGAAGAAGTTTGAAAGAGCGTTTTCCACTCGCTATACTACGACCATGGGGATTGCATTTGGGAGGCAAACTACCAAATTCGATATTCCGATTCACGACAATCGAACCCTTTTGGACCGCAATGTAAAACGTCACTATGACGACAAGAAGTATATAGGAGAATTTGATGACACAAACGACGCACGATTCTTCACCTACAAACCGTTGTACGACGATCGTGATGTCCGTCCCAAAGACCCCAGCTTTTCTAAATTTAAGGTTCCCAC tgaagtaagctgtAAGGAACGTATGAAAAGGGATACTATCAGGTATAATCGTCAGCTCAATAATGAAATCTCAAAGCTAATCGATTACCAAAGCACCGCCTTGGAAGCAGCATATTTTGTCAA AATGATGTCGTACACAACCCTGTGGCCACCTTATCATAGTAATCTGGAAATAGCCAATACAAGTCGCAATTTTTATAGGCTGTCGAAAAGAGAACAGAACCGCTATGACTTTATAATGTCACATGATTTTTGCTAA